A stretch of the Haloarcula ordinaria genome encodes the following:
- the aglM gene encoding UDP-glucose 6-dehydrogenase AglM codes for MNVSIVGSGYVGTTVAACLADLGHQVTTVDIDEDIVAAVNAGESPIHEPGLDELVAEHGGDRLRATTDYGIVPETDLTMLALPTPSNEDGSIDLRFMEAGAEAVGEALAAADRDGPHLVVTKSTVVPTTTEEVLAARIAAAGLVRGEDFLVASNPEFQREGTAVADFLNPDKLVFGADDQRAYDLLHDLYAPLREAADGEVPVVETGIAEAEMIKYANNTFLAAKVSLINDIGNICKEFGVDAYEVADAIGLDDRIGAQFLRSGVGWGGSCFPKDTDAIIAAARERGYDPTVLSAAVELNDDQPERLLSLLDKHVDATGKRIAVLGLAFKPGTDDIRSTRAVPVIEGLQARGADVVAYDPVATDNMREKYPDIAYADSAAEALDGASGAVVVTDWDEFAALDDEFDAMADPVVIDGRRIVAPREGITYEGLTW; via the coding sequence ATGAACGTCAGCATCGTCGGCAGCGGGTACGTCGGTACCACTGTCGCAGCGTGTCTCGCCGACCTCGGTCACCAGGTCACGACGGTCGACATCGACGAGGACATCGTCGCTGCCGTCAACGCCGGTGAGTCCCCCATCCACGAACCCGGGCTCGACGAACTGGTCGCCGAGCACGGTGGCGACCGTCTCCGGGCGACGACCGACTACGGCATCGTCCCCGAGACGGACCTGACGATGCTGGCCCTGCCGACCCCCTCGAACGAGGACGGCAGTATCGACCTCCGCTTCATGGAGGCCGGGGCGGAGGCCGTCGGGGAGGCGCTGGCCGCGGCCGACCGCGACGGCCCGCACCTCGTGGTCACGAAATCCACCGTCGTCCCGACGACCACCGAGGAGGTACTCGCGGCCCGCATCGCCGCGGCCGGCCTCGTCCGCGGCGAGGACTTCCTGGTCGCCTCGAACCCCGAGTTCCAGCGCGAGGGCACTGCCGTCGCGGACTTCCTGAACCCCGACAAACTCGTCTTCGGGGCCGACGACCAGCGGGCCTACGACCTGCTCCACGACCTCTATGCCCCGCTCCGAGAGGCCGCCGACGGCGAGGTGCCCGTCGTCGAGACCGGCATCGCCGAGGCCGAGATGATAAAGTACGCCAACAACACCTTCCTCGCGGCGAAGGTGAGCCTCATCAACGACATCGGGAACATCTGCAAGGAGTTCGGCGTCGACGCCTACGAGGTGGCCGACGCCATCGGCCTCGACGACCGTATCGGCGCGCAGTTCCTGCGCAGCGGGGTCGGCTGGGGCGGGAGCTGCTTCCCGAAGGACACCGACGCCATCATCGCCGCCGCCCGGGAGCGGGGCTACGACCCGACGGTGCTCTCGGCGGCCGTCGAACTCAACGACGACCAGCCGGAGCGACTGCTTTCCTTGCTCGACAAGCACGTCGACGCCACCGGCAAGCGCATCGCCGTGCTGGGTCTGGCGTTCAAGCCCGGCACGGACGACATCCGCAGCACCCGCGCGGTCCCGGTCATCGAGGGCCTGCAAGCCCGCGGCGCGGACGTCGTCGCCTACGACCCAGTCGCCACCGACAATATGCGCGAGAAGTATCCGGACATCGCGTACGCCGACTCCGCAGCCGAGGCGCTCGACGGGGCTTCGGGCGCCGTCGTCGTCACCGACTGGGACGAGTTTGCGGCGCTCGACGACGAGTTCGACGCGATGGCCGACCCGGTCGTGATCGACGGTCGGCGCATCGTCGCCCCCCGCGAGGGCATCACCTACGAGGGACTGACGTGGTAG
- a CDS encoding DUF4129 domain-containing protein, whose translation MNTERIVSLAVVAVVVLAIGLSASTLESSMSTEPEDAIDLDNEAFPLGAERGEQIQAATQRLHDEYTDPTDQDEASATEMRASDTGVSAAVPAGGTTDELGQSQSEGTGTGPADPGLDVVSLLVGGLLWLGSAVVVYRYRRRLDPILATLSGAYVDIDDGTEQGPIAMPENDVQRAWAELLRRAGVDQPQQYTPRICARLAIESGYDTDTVEQLRRLFEDVQYGAVSSIAAQEQRARDVLERLDGELR comes from the coding sequence ATGAACACCGAACGCATCGTCTCACTCGCAGTCGTCGCCGTCGTCGTGCTGGCGATCGGCCTCTCGGCCTCGACACTCGAGTCGTCGATGAGCACGGAACCAGAGGACGCTATCGACCTCGACAACGAGGCCTTCCCACTCGGTGCCGAGCGCGGCGAACAGATACAGGCAGCCACGCAGCGCCTCCACGACGAGTACACCGACCCGACAGACCAGGACGAGGCGAGTGCGACCGAGATGCGCGCGAGCGACACCGGCGTGAGCGCAGCGGTTCCGGCGGGCGGTACCACCGACGAGCTAGGGCAGAGCCAGAGCGAGGGGACCGGGACGGGCCCGGCCGACCCCGGACTCGACGTCGTCTCGCTGCTCGTCGGCGGTCTGTTGTGGCTCGGGAGCGCCGTCGTCGTCTACCGCTACCGGCGGCGGCTGGACCCGATCCTCGCCACGCTGAGCGGGGCCTACGTCGACATCGACGACGGGACCGAACAGGGCCCCATCGCGATGCCGGAGAACGACGTCCAGCGGGCCTGGGCAGAGCTGTTGCGCCGGGCCGGCGTCGACCAGCCACAGCAGTACACCCCCCGAATCTGCGCCCGATTGGCCATCGAGAGCGGGTACGACACGGACACCGTCGAACAGTTACGTCGGCTGTTCGAGGACGTCCAGTACGGTGCCGTCTCGTCGATAGCCGCCCAGGAACAGCGCGCCAGAGACGTGTTAGAGCGGCTGGACGGTGAACTGCGGTGA
- a CDS encoding DUF7269 family protein — protein sequence MSVDDIERLGPVAVGDLRGLRRAGWLVLVGCGLVAFVVAVVATVPGTAGLIPVDGLVALAGNDYFLLGAFGTLALAVLSVMVVRRAAGHVKQAAPPDPETIRDAHQPGDELDQYLQSWSLSNGRAANEALRERLRTAAVSAMVRTERVPAETARERIDEGEWIDDPVVAAFLSSGRPTPPGLHEEAALALHGERWNQHEVREATEAVLERFELDGERR from the coding sequence GTGAGCGTCGACGACATCGAACGCCTGGGTCCGGTCGCCGTGGGCGACCTGCGAGGGCTGCGGCGAGCGGGGTGGCTGGTGCTCGTCGGCTGCGGGCTCGTCGCGTTCGTCGTCGCCGTCGTCGCCACGGTACCGGGTACGGCCGGGCTCATCCCCGTGGACGGACTGGTCGCACTGGCCGGGAACGACTACTTCCTGCTCGGGGCGTTCGGAACGCTCGCGCTCGCCGTCCTCTCGGTGATGGTCGTCCGCCGGGCCGCCGGCCACGTCAAGCAGGCCGCGCCACCGGACCCGGAGACAATCCGGGACGCCCACCAGCCGGGCGACGAGCTCGACCAGTACCTCCAGTCGTGGTCGCTGTCGAACGGCCGGGCGGCGAACGAGGCGCTCCGTGAACGGCTCCGCACGGCGGCGGTGAGTGCGATGGTCCGGACGGAGCGGGTCCCCGCCGAGACGGCCCGCGAACGGATCGACGAGGGCGAGTGGATCGACGACCCCGTCGTCGCGGCGTTCCTCAGTTCGGGCCGTCCGACCCCGCCGGGGCTCCACGAGGAAGCGGCGCTCGCGCTCCACGGCGAGCGCTGGAACCAGCACGAGGTCCGCGAAGCCACCGAAGCGGTACTGGAGCGGTTCGAACTGGACGGTGAGCGGCGATGA
- a CDS encoding DUF58 domain-containing protein yields the protein MTTVRATGRWRGIVAVALLAVAAGVLLDRPAVLLLGIVGAGFAAYPRLSGPPTVEVELERRLDDRHPKRGDPVTVTAHLTNVGERTLTDVRIVDGVPPMLTVASGSPRHAAVLRPGQSTTFTYALDADHGHHTFDPATVIARDITGAHEIETTVSAEGELHCSETVPEVPLRRQTDNFAGQLTTDGGGSGTEFHTIREYNRGDSIRRIDSKRWAKTGELTTIEFREERRSSVLLLLDAREKAYRSASDEDPNAVAHSIAAAEQLLTALDGAQNQVGLAAFGREFCWEGPGGGADHLTRLRQLLSSHPTLSSTPSKPGEDGDLERQRERLYAQLGTSTQVVVLSPLTDEWILQTIRRLEAGGHATTVISPDVTAAETLGQRMAQLERQNRLHALRQTDIPVVDWDPATALGTVLLNEGRRRRSA from the coding sequence ATGACGACCGTTCGCGCCACCGGACGCTGGCGGGGCATCGTCGCCGTCGCGCTGCTCGCCGTCGCGGCCGGTGTCCTCCTCGACCGACCGGCGGTCCTCCTGCTCGGCATCGTCGGCGCGGGCTTCGCGGCGTACCCGCGGCTCTCGGGACCGCCGACCGTCGAGGTCGAGCTGGAACGGCGACTCGACGACCGCCACCCGAAGCGCGGCGACCCCGTCACCGTGACGGCCCACCTGACCAACGTCGGCGAGCGGACGCTGACCGACGTCCGTATCGTCGACGGCGTCCCACCGATGCTCACCGTCGCGTCGGGGAGTCCCCGACACGCGGCCGTGCTGCGCCCCGGCCAGAGCACGACGTTCACGTACGCGCTCGACGCCGACCACGGCCACCACACGTTCGACCCAGCGACGGTCATCGCCCGGGACATCACCGGGGCCCACGAGATAGAGACGACCGTCTCGGCCGAGGGCGAGCTCCACTGCTCCGAGACGGTCCCGGAGGTCCCACTCCGGCGCCAGACGGACAACTTCGCCGGGCAGCTGACCACCGACGGCGGTGGCAGTGGCACCGAGTTCCACACGATCCGGGAGTACAACCGTGGCGACTCGATACGGCGGATCGACTCGAAACGGTGGGCCAAGACCGGCGAGCTCACCACCATCGAGTTCCGCGAGGAGCGGCGCAGTTCGGTCCTGCTGCTCCTCGACGCACGGGAGAAGGCCTACCGGTCGGCCAGCGACGAGGACCCGAACGCCGTCGCCCACAGCATCGCGGCCGCCGAGCAGCTGCTCACCGCCCTCGATGGCGCCCAGAACCAGGTCGGTCTGGCTGCGTTCGGCCGCGAGTTCTGCTGGGAGGGTCCGGGGGGCGGGGCCGACCACCTGACTCGGCTCCGCCAGCTCCTCTCGTCGCATCCGACGCTGTCCTCGACCCCGTCGAAACCGGGTGAAGACGGCGACCTCGAGCGACAACGCGAGCGACTGTACGCCCAGCTAGGGACGTCGACGCAGGTCGTGGTCCTCTCGCCGCTGACCGACGAGTGGATACTGCAGACGATCCGGCGCCTGGAGGCGGGCGGCCACGCGACGACCGTCATCAGCCCGGACGTCACCGCGGCGGAGACGCTCGGCCAGCGCATGGCGCAACTGGAACGGCAGAACCGGCTCCACGCGCTCCGCCAGACCGACATCCCGGTCGTCGACTGGGACCCCGCGACGGCCCTCGGGACCGTCCTGTTGAACGAGGGGCGCCGACGGAGGAGCGCATGA
- a CDS encoding DUF7519 family protein, which yields MSTAVSHRPTSLSSALALLLSASVALLLAGSANQRLAVIGTAVGVAVVLAGARLPDVERAVPDEVTRRSTRVPLDRFGASEVTVVGAAIVSLSLLHGVLTLSGSVGWAQLGPGILGIVLLGLGLRPVREDLARRFVSAGLAALVVGVVLVGVFERADTGTLLVATAGAIVAWDVAENGISLGEQLRSDAGTESVELLHAGASAGFGALLVLGATVLFENGTTELPLAVLVALVAAAVVSMAALYR from the coding sequence ATGAGCACCGCCGTCTCCCACCGACCGACGTCGCTCTCGAGCGCGCTCGCGCTCCTGCTTTCGGCGAGCGTCGCGCTCCTGCTCGCTGGGTCGGCGAACCAGCGCCTCGCCGTCATCGGGACGGCGGTCGGCGTCGCGGTCGTACTCGCGGGCGCACGATTGCCGGACGTGGAGCGTGCGGTGCCGGACGAGGTGACCCGCAGGAGCACGCGGGTCCCGCTCGACCGCTTCGGAGCCAGCGAGGTCACGGTGGTCGGCGCCGCCATCGTCTCCCTCTCGCTGCTCCACGGTGTCCTCACACTCTCCGGGAGCGTCGGATGGGCCCAGCTTGGCCCCGGCATCCTTGGGATAGTCCTGCTCGGGCTCGGCCTGCGACCGGTGCGCGAGGACCTCGCCCGGCGGTTCGTCTCGGCCGGGCTGGCGGCGCTGGTCGTCGGCGTGGTCCTCGTCGGCGTCTTCGAGCGGGCCGACACGGGGACGTTGCTCGTCGCGACCGCCGGTGCAATCGTCGCCTGGGACGTCGCCGAAAACGGCATCAGCCTCGGGGAGCAGCTCCGGAGCGACGCCGGCACCGAATCGGTCGAGCTCCTCCACGCCGGTGCCAGCGCGGGGTTCGGCGCCCTGCTGGTCCTCGGGGCGACGGTGCTCTTCGAGAACGGGACGACGGAGCTCCCGCTCGCAGTCCTGGTCGCACTCGTGGCCGCGGCCGTCGTGTCGATGGCGGCGCTGTATCGGTGA
- a CDS encoding AAA family ATPase, which yields MSTDPSIDDVADHCKIILDDVGDAVIAERETLETVLTGFLARGHVLLEDVPGTGKTLTARSLAGALGLSFTRIQFTPDLLPADVTGSYVFNEKAQEFEFRPGPIFGNVVLADEINRASPKTQAALLEAMAEGQVSIDGTTHELPEPFFVIATQNPIEQEGTFPLPEAQVDRFIVKTSFGYPSASGELEILNRRADRTDRTPSVTSRLSLAPATLRKAPETVHVDGEVREYIVSLSRASRDDSRVQTGVSPRGTQRLFEATRAYAALRGRSYVTPDHVARIAPAVMAHRLVLTPDARVDSVDKRAVVADVLDSVPVPTVTYANQSD from the coding sequence ATGTCAACGGACCCGTCGATAGACGACGTCGCCGACCACTGTAAGATTATCCTCGACGACGTCGGCGACGCGGTTATCGCCGAACGGGAGACGCTCGAGACCGTCCTGACCGGGTTTCTCGCCCGCGGTCACGTCCTGCTAGAGGACGTTCCGGGGACGGGGAAGACTCTGACAGCCCGCTCGCTGGCCGGTGCGCTGGGCCTCTCCTTTACGCGCATCCAGTTCACGCCGGACCTGCTCCCCGCGGACGTCACCGGGAGTTACGTGTTCAACGAGAAGGCCCAGGAGTTCGAGTTCCGCCCCGGACCGATATTCGGGAACGTCGTCCTCGCCGACGAGATCAACCGCGCGTCGCCGAAGACACAGGCCGCGCTGCTCGAGGCGATGGCCGAGGGCCAGGTCAGTATCGACGGGACGACCCACGAACTGCCCGAGCCGTTCTTCGTCATCGCGACGCAGAACCCCATCGAGCAGGAGGGGACCTTCCCGCTCCCCGAGGCGCAGGTCGACCGCTTCATCGTCAAGACCAGCTTCGGGTACCCCTCTGCCAGCGGCGAGTTGGAGATTCTCAACCGCCGGGCGGACCGGACCGACCGGACGCCGTCGGTCACGTCACGGCTATCGCTGGCACCTGCGACGCTCCGGAAGGCTCCCGAGACGGTCCACGTCGACGGGGAAGTCCGGGAGTACATCGTCTCGCTCTCGCGGGCGAGTCGGGACGACTCACGCGTCCAGACGGGTGTCTCGCCACGTGGGACACAGCGGCTCTTCGAGGCCACCCGAGCCTACGCCGCGCTCCGGGGTCGGTCGTACGTCACCCCAGACCACGTCGCGCGCATCGCCCCGGCCGTCATGGCCCACCGTCTCGTGCTGACGCCCGACGCGCGGGTCGACAGCGTCGACAAGCGTGCGGTCGTCGCCGACGTCCTCGACTCGGTGCCGGTCCCGACGGTCACGTACGCGAACCAGTCCGACTAA
- a CDS encoding transcriptional regulator produces MSRSALVGNVTAMLEDAGFLVSDRCAIRPKSFDIAARRGEDVLLVKILGNIDAFDAYTGAEMRRLGTYLNATPIVLGLRTRDEELKPGVVYFRHGVPVLSPDTAVDLFVEEVPPLIYAAPGGLYVNIDSEVLADAREEKEWSLGRLAKELGVSRRTVSKYEDGMDASVDVAAELEDLFDAPLTSPVNVLEGTEDIRDEEPTPEDPDVAPEDEPIATVFTRIGFTVHPTDRAPFKTVNENAKRREQVLTGHSAFTETAEKRARIMSSVGEVTGTRSVYVVDELSRESVDGTALIAEDEMENIEDADDLRDLIMERGEEPEEVA; encoded by the coding sequence ATGTCACGGTCAGCACTCGTGGGCAACGTCACGGCGATGCTCGAGGACGCGGGGTTCCTCGTGAGCGACCGCTGTGCGATCCGGCCCAAGAGCTTCGACATCGCGGCGCGACGCGGCGAGGACGTGCTGCTGGTGAAGATCCTGGGGAACATCGACGCCTTCGACGCCTACACCGGCGCCGAGATGCGCCGGCTCGGAACGTACCTGAACGCGACGCCCATCGTCCTGGGGCTACGGACCCGCGACGAGGAACTCAAACCGGGTGTGGTGTACTTCCGCCACGGCGTCCCCGTCCTCTCGCCGGACACCGCGGTCGACCTGTTCGTCGAAGAGGTCCCGCCGCTCATCTACGCCGCTCCGGGCGGCCTGTACGTCAACATCGATTCGGAGGTGCTCGCCGACGCCCGCGAGGAGAAAGAGTGGTCGCTGGGTCGCCTCGCGAAGGAGCTAGGCGTCTCGCGGCGGACCGTCTCGAAGTACGAGGACGGCATGGACGCCTCCGTCGACGTGGCGGCCGAGCTCGAGGACCTGTTCGACGCGCCGCTGACGTCGCCCGTGAACGTCCTCGAGGGGACCGAGGACATCCGCGACGAGGAACCGACGCCGGAAGACCCAGACGTCGCCCCCGAGGACGAACCCATCGCGACGGTCTTTACGCGCATCGGCTTCACCGTCCACCCCACGGACCGCGCACCGTTCAAGACGGTCAACGAGAACGCCAAGCGGCGCGAACAGGTCCTGACCGGCCACTCGGCGTTCACCGAGACGGCCGAGAAGCGCGCCCGCATCATGTCTTCGGTCGGCGAGGTCACCGGCACTCGCTCGGTGTACGTCGTCGACGAACTCAGCCGCGAGTCGGTCGACGGCACGGCGCTCATCGCCGAGGACGAGATGGAGAACATCGAGGACGCCGACGACCTCCGTGACCTCATCATGGAACGCGGCGAAGAGCCCGAAGAAGTGGCCTGA
- a CDS encoding EamA family transporter, whose translation MNVSVGVGVAVLAAVALAAQSLAVRRSTASHSVSDVVAGVFLVNLVVLVPLSVASYRPPYGLTPRSLAALAIGGLLGSLLARAALFVGIERLGASRAEALKSTFPLVAVVAAVVALGEGITPTVAAGVVLLVAGAAAVSWDARASPVTASGREVWTHVGFPLAAAVCLGVDPVFTKVGLAGETPALVGATVRVLAAACGFGLYLGWRRVRHDASWPSRPGRWTVVVGIANTTYLSAYLWALSREPVNVVAPILGASPLLVLLGSALFARDDEQLTARLGIAVAVLVAGVVLIVSG comes from the coding sequence GTGAACGTGTCCGTCGGTGTCGGCGTCGCGGTTCTCGCGGCGGTCGCGCTGGCGGCGCAGAGTCTCGCCGTCCGGCGGAGTACCGCCAGCCACTCCGTGAGCGACGTCGTCGCCGGCGTCTTCCTCGTCAACCTCGTCGTGCTGGTCCCCCTGTCCGTGGCGAGCTACCGCCCGCCGTACGGGCTCACGCCGCGGTCGCTCGCCGCCCTCGCGATTGGGGGCCTGCTCGGGTCACTGCTGGCGCGTGCCGCGCTATTCGTGGGCATCGAACGGCTCGGTGCGAGCCGGGCCGAAGCGCTGAAGTCGACGTTCCCGCTGGTCGCGGTCGTCGCGGCCGTCGTGGCGCTGGGCGAGGGAATCACGCCGACAGTGGCGGCCGGCGTGGTGTTGCTGGTCGCTGGCGCGGCCGCCGTCTCGTGGGATGCCCGGGCCAGCCCGGTCACCGCGAGCGGGCGCGAGGTGTGGACCCACGTCGGGTTCCCGCTGGCGGCAGCGGTCTGTCTCGGTGTCGACCCGGTGTTCACCAAGGTCGGCCTGGCGGGCGAGACGCCGGCACTGGTCGGCGCCACCGTCCGCGTGCTGGCCGCCGCCTGTGGCTTCGGGCTGTATCTCGGCTGGCGGCGGGTGCGCCACGACGCCTCGTGGCCGTCGCGCCCGGGTCGATGGACGGTCGTCGTCGGTATCGCCAACACGACGTACCTCAGTGCATACCTGTGGGCGCTGAGCCGGGAGCCGGTGAACGTCGTCGCGCCGATTCTCGGGGCGAGCCCCTTGCTGGTACTGCTCGGGTCGGCGCTGTTCGCCCGAGACGACGAGCAGCTGACCGCCCGTCTCGGAATCGCGGTGGCGGTGCTCGTCGCCGGCGTCGTGCTCATCGTCAGTGGCTGA
- a CDS encoding calcium/sodium antiporter, translating into MAHGSPFAHLAVVALSVIGLWVGARLLVDTVVRIARRFGLSDLVIGLTVVSMGTSMPELAVSTDAAVKSLGDIAVANVLGSNVYNLAFILGVVALIHVLPVTDSLLRRDGLALLASTAVGGLALLDLSISRLEGALLVGLFVAYTGYLLRATPTEPAAEPDSEADHPATTSLAGRFSFPGRDPLAVVVALGIVLVSGDAMVGAASALASGAGLSDWVIGGTIVAAGTSTPEFAVSLVAVRRGSLGVSVGNVVGSNIFNLLGILGLAALVRPLGVSPVSLETLAWLVAVTVLAVAALWTGRSLTRPEGAAFAASELGRWVLGLLGIVG; encoded by the coding sequence ATGGCTCACGGTAGCCCGTTCGCGCATCTCGCCGTCGTCGCGCTCTCCGTCATCGGCCTGTGGGTCGGTGCCCGACTACTCGTCGATACTGTGGTCCGAATCGCCCGGCGATTCGGGCTCTCCGACCTCGTCATCGGCCTGACGGTCGTCTCGATGGGTACCTCTATGCCGGAGCTGGCGGTCTCGACCGACGCCGCCGTCAAGAGTCTGGGCGACATCGCGGTCGCCAACGTCTTAGGCTCGAACGTCTACAACCTCGCGTTCATCCTCGGCGTCGTCGCGCTGATACACGTCCTCCCTGTCACGGACTCACTTCTGCGGCGTGATGGACTGGCGTTGCTCGCGAGCACCGCCGTCGGTGGTCTCGCACTCCTCGACCTCTCGATATCCCGGCTCGAAGGGGCGCTCCTCGTCGGTCTGTTCGTTGCCTACACCGGCTACCTGCTCCGGGCCACCCCGACCGAACCGGCGGCCGAGCCCGACAGCGAAGCTGACCATCCGGCGACGACGTCGCTCGCTGGACGGTTCTCGTTCCCGGGGCGGGACCCACTGGCGGTCGTCGTCGCCCTGGGAATCGTCCTCGTCAGCGGCGACGCGATGGTCGGCGCGGCTTCGGCGCTCGCCAGCGGGGCCGGTCTCTCCGACTGGGTCATCGGCGGCACCATCGTCGCCGCGGGCACCTCGACGCCGGAGTTCGCCGTCTCGCTGGTCGCCGTCCGTCGCGGTAGTCTCGGCGTCTCCGTGGGCAACGTCGTCGGTAGCAACATCTTCAACCTGCTGGGGATACTGGGACTGGCCGCACTCGTCCGCCCGCTTGGCGTCAGCCCCGTCTCGCTGGAGACGCTCGCGTGGCTGGTGGCGGTGACCGTCCTCGCGGTCGCGGCCCTCTGGACCGGCCGTTCGCTGACGCGACCGGAGGGGGCCGCGTTCGCGGCGTCGGAGCTCGGTCGGTGGGTCCTGGGACTGCTCGGAATCGTCGGCTGA
- a CDS encoding glutathione S-transferase N-terminal domain-containing protein, with amino-acid sequence MANLELYELEGCPYCAKVKTKLDELGLEYESHMVPRSHSERTEVEAVSGQTGVPVLVDPDHDIEGMPESDDIVEYLEATYGSSAA; translated from the coding sequence ATGGCAAACCTCGAACTCTACGAACTGGAGGGCTGTCCGTACTGCGCGAAAGTGAAGACGAAACTCGACGAACTGGGTCTCGAATACGAGTCCCACATGGTCCCGCGCTCGCACTCCGAGCGCACCGAGGTCGAGGCGGTCTCCGGCCAGACCGGCGTCCCGGTGCTGGTCGACCCCGACCACGACATCGAGGGGATGCCCGAGTCCGACGACATCGTCGAGTATCTGGAAGCGACGTACGGTTCGAGCGCGGCGTAA
- a CDS encoding NCS2 family permease: protein MASTLEELFKLAEHDTDVRTEVLAGVTTFLTMSYIVFLNPVILTAFPEDNTPGGIAIEGFSPPEVLQMLAVVTILSSAVAMLVMAFYANRPFGLAPGLGLNAFFAITVIGVLGVPWQTALAAIVVEGIIFIILTAVGAREYIIQLFPEPVKFAVGAGIGLFLAIIGLEAMGIVVDDPATLVGLGNIASDPVAILSVLGLFLTFVLYAAGIRGSIIAGILLTTILGAVATFVGLAQPGVLATAAVQNGGFDASQLASAQYDITPLAGAFLAGFGQVEAFSFALIVFTFFFVDFFDTAGTLVGVGQAGDFLDEDGDFPDIDKPLMADAVGTTIGGMLGTSTVTTYIESATGVEEGGRTGLTALVIAGLFLASLAIVPLATAIPLYASHIALVVVAVLLMRNIVDIQWDNFAHAVPAGLTIMVMPFTYSIAYGIAAGIVSYPIVKTAQGEFDDVLVGQWVLAAAFVLYFVVRTGGVLTSAV from the coding sequence ATGGCGAGTACACTGGAGGAGTTGTTCAAGTTAGCCGAGCACGACACCGACGTCAGGACCGAGGTCCTGGCCGGGGTGACGACGTTCCTGACGATGAGCTACATCGTCTTCCTCAACCCGGTCATCCTGACGGCGTTCCCCGAAGACAACACCCCAGGCGGCATCGCTATCGAGGGCTTCTCGCCGCCGGAGGTCCTGCAGATGCTGGCCGTCGTCACCATCCTCTCGTCGGCGGTGGCGATGCTGGTGATGGCCTTCTATGCGAACCGGCCATTCGGTCTGGCACCTGGCCTGGGCCTGAACGCCTTCTTCGCCATCACCGTCATCGGCGTGCTCGGCGTGCCGTGGCAGACGGCCCTCGCGGCCATCGTCGTCGAGGGGATTATCTTCATCATCCTCACGGCGGTCGGTGCCCGGGAGTACATCATCCAGCTGTTCCCCGAACCGGTGAAGTTCGCCGTCGGGGCCGGTATCGGCCTCTTCCTCGCGATTATCGGCTTAGAGGCGATGGGCATCGTCGTCGACGACCCGGCGACGCTCGTGGGGCTGGGCAACATCGCTAGCGACCCCGTCGCCATCCTCTCGGTGCTCGGGCTCTTTTTGACGTTCGTCCTCTACGCCGCCGGTATCCGTGGGTCCATCATCGCCGGCATCCTCCTGACGACGATTCTGGGCGCTGTCGCGACGTTCGTCGGCCTCGCGCAACCCGGCGTCCTGGCGACCGCCGCCGTCCAGAACGGCGGGTTCGACGCCTCGCAGCTCGCGAGCGCACAGTACGACATCACGCCGCTCGCCGGCGCGTTCCTCGCCGGCTTCGGCCAGGTCGAGGCGTTCTCCTTCGCGCTCATCGTCTTCACGTTCTTCTTCGTGGACTTCTTCGACACCGCCGGCACGCTGGTCGGCGTCGGCCAGGCCGGTGACTTCCTCGACGAGGACGGCGACTTCCCGGACATCGACAAGCCCCTGATGGCCGACGCCGTCGGGACCACCATCGGCGGGATGCTCGGCACCTCGACGGTGACGACCTACATCGAGTCCGCGACGGGTGTCGAGGAGGGCGGGCGAACCGGCCTCACCGCACTCGTCATCGCCGGCCTCTTCCTCGCCTCGCTGGCTATCGTCCCGCTGGCGACGGCGATTCCGCTCTACGCCTCGCACATCGCGCTGGTCGTCGTTGCCGTCCTGCTGATGCGCAACATCGTCGACATCCAGTGGGACAACTTCGCCCACGCCGTCCCGGCCGGCCTCACCATCATGGTGATGCCGTTCACCTACTCCATCGCCTACGGTATCGCGGCCGGCATCGTCTCGTACCCCATCGTCAAGACCGCCCAGGGCGAGTTCGACGACGTGCTCGTCGGCCAGTGGGTGCTGGCCGCGGCCTTCGTGCTGTACTTCGTCGTCCGCACCGGCGGCGTCCTCACGAGCGCGGTCTGA